Below is a genomic region from Nitrospiria bacterium.
CAGCTCCGGCTCGTCGCGGTCCTCATAGATATCGGCCAGGCCCCGAAGGGCCTCGGCCTCTCCCGAGGGGTTTCCCACCTGTCCGAAATGGGAGTAGGCGTAGTTAAAGCAGGTCTCGGCCCGCCGGTCCTTCCCCAGTTCGCGGTAGGCGCGGCCGAGCTGGCCCCAGGCGGCGGCCAGGCCTTCTTCGTTGCCGGTTTTTTTGTGAAGCTCGATCGCCCGTTTGAAAAATGAAACCGCCTCGCCCGGACGACGGCCGTCCATTTCCAGCAGACCCAGATTGGCATACAGCGAGCCGAGCGAGAAATCGTCCCGGACGGATTGGAGCAGCGCTTCCGCCTCCAGATAGTAGGCGCGCGACCGTTCGGCTTCGCCGAGCTCCCTCGACAGGTTCCCGAGGTTGACCAGCGTCCGGCCCGCGATGCGCGCGTCGGGATCCTTGCGCTGGTGTTCCAGGACTTCCCGGTAGAGGGACCGGGCCTTCTCCTTTTCGTCCAGCGCGGCATAAACGTTTCCGAGATTTCCCAGCACGGCCACAAGCAGCCGGACATCGTTCGATCCCCGGACCTCCTCCCGCGCCGTCTCAAAACACCGCCGCGCGCCTTCCAGGTCCCCCCGGTGGAGAAGCAGGGTCCCCTTGACGTAGGCGTCCGGAAAATTTAAACCGCCGAGCTCCGATTCGTTTGACATTGAATAGCCCCGGGAGACCATCCCCGCCGGATCGCTTTGTGATAAGATGTTTTGATTGCAGCATAGCTCCGAACGATCGAAACGGCAAGATATTTCAGAACCCGAATCGGACCTTATTCCAACATCCATGCCCGTCAAAGAACAGGTTGATGTGATCGTTATCGGCGCGGGCGCGGCCGGGCTGATCTGCGCGATGACCGCGGGCCGGAGGGGCCGCCGCGTCCTCCTCTTGGAGCATGCCGACCGCGTCGGGAAGAAGATCGTGATCTCCGGCGGCGGACGCTGCAACTTTACCAATCGGCGCGTGGAAGCGGAGCATTTCATCTCGGGCAATCCTCATTTTTGCAAATCGGCCTTAAGCCGCTTCGGGCCGCAGGACTTTATCGCCTTGGTCGAAAAGCACGGCATCGCCTATCATGAGAAAAAACTGGGGCAGCTTTTCTGTGACGGGAAATCGATCCAGATCGTGAGCCTTCTGCTGGAGGAATGCCGTGCCGGCGGTGTCCGGATTCAAACAAAATGTTTTGTTGAAAAAATCGAGCATCAAAACGTCGAAGGCCAAAAAGTTTTTACGGTTCAAACCAATTTAGGCCGGTATGATGCCGAGTCCCTCGTGATTGCGACCGGGGGGTTGTCATTCCCCAAGATCGGCGCGACCGGTTTCGGATATGCGGTGGCGAAACAGTTCGGTCTCAAGATCCGGTCCTGCCGTCCCGGCCTGGTCTCGCTGACCTTGAATCCCCCGGACCTGAAAGAGACGGACGGCCTGTCCGGGACGTCGGCCGATGCGGCGGTTACCTGCCATCAACAGACATTTAGGGACGCGATTCTTTTTACGCACAAGGGTTTGAGCGGCCCGGCTATTTTGCAGATCTCAAACTACTGGGAAGCGGGCGATGCGGTGACGATCAACCTTCTTCCGGATTTCGATCTTCACGATGCGATAAAACAGTGGCGGAA
It encodes:
- a CDS encoding NAD(P)/FAD-dependent oxidoreductase; the protein is MPVKEQVDVIVIGAGAAGLICAMTAGRRGRRVLLLEHADRVGKKIVISGGGRCNFTNRRVEAEHFISGNPHFCKSALSRFGPQDFIALVEKHGIAYHEKKLGQLFCDGKSIQIVSLLLEECRAGGVRIQTKCFVEKIEHQNVEGQKVFTVQTNLGRYDAESLVIATGGLSFPKIGATGFGYAVAKQFGLKIRSCRPGLVSLTLNPPDLKETDGLSGTSADAAVTCHQQTFRDAILFTHKGLSGPAILQISNYWEAGDAVTINLLPDFDLHDAIKQWRKERPKAELKNLIGERLTKRLALQWLALSSESKPVSQYNTKEIAAIAARFHRWRIVPSGTSGYSVAEVTKGGLDTDELSSKTFESRRVKGLYFIGEVVDVTGWLGGYNFQWAWASGHCAGLYV
- a CDS encoding tetratricopeptide repeat protein, which produces MSNESELGGLNFPDAYVKGTLLLHRGDLEGARRCFETAREEVRGSNDVRLLVAVLGNLGNVYAALDEKEKARSLYREVLEHQRKDPDARIAGRTLVNLGNLSRELGEAERSRAYYLEAEALLQSVRDDFSLGSLYANLGLLEMDGRRPGEAVSFFKRAIELHKKTGNEEGLAAAWGQLGRAYRELGKDRRAETCFNYAYSHFGQVGNPSGEAEALRGLADIYEDRDEPELALRCMTRIREILARFRLRLPKGDSDREDRLRRALRPGGK